The Geobacter sp. AOG2 genome includes a window with the following:
- a CDS encoding MBL fold metallo-hydrolase, with amino-acid sequence MVFETVVVGPLSVNCFILGCEGTRAGVVIDPGGDAEQIIQVVRRHGLTIHYIINTHGHFDHIGGNRQVVAAFGAPLLIHQADVPMLDRVADVGRMYGIQGENSPAADGFLVDGMEIEFGACHMKVLHTPGHTPGGCCLYLAEEGRIITGDTLFADSIGRTDLPGGSHDQLLESIRSKLFVLPDDVIAYPGHGIETSIGHEKRHNPYF; translated from the coding sequence ATGGTATTCGAAACGGTCGTGGTCGGGCCTCTGTCGGTCAATTGCTTTATCCTGGGATGCGAAGGAACCCGCGCCGGTGTGGTGATCGATCCGGGCGGCGACGCGGAACAGATTATTCAGGTGGTTCGACGCCATGGGCTGACCATACATTATATCATCAACACCCACGGACATTTTGATCATATCGGCGGTAATCGCCAAGTGGTAGCGGCGTTCGGAGCCCCACTGTTGATCCACCAGGCGGACGTCCCCATGCTGGACCGTGTTGCCGACGTGGGTCGCATGTACGGCATCCAGGGCGAGAATTCCCCTGCAGCTGACGGCTTCCTTGTTGACGGAATGGAGATTGAGTTCGGGGCGTGCCACATGAAGGTGCTTCATACGCCGGGACATACCCCGGGAGGTTGTTGTCTCTATCTGGCTGAAGAGGGCAGGATCATTACCGGAGATACCTTGTTTGCCGACTCCATCGGCCGTACCGATCTCCCTGGCGGCTCCCACGATCAACTTCTGGAATCCATCCGCAGCAAGCTCTTTGTCCTGCCGGACGATGTGATTGCCTACCCCGGACATGGGATCGAAACATCCATTGGCCATGAAAAACGCCATAATCCCTACTTCTGA
- the coaBC gene encoding bifunctional phosphopantothenoylcysteine decarboxylase/phosphopantothenate--cysteine ligase CoaBC, giving the protein MLKDTRIVLGVTGGIAVYKAVELLRLLTKAGACVHVIMTRAAQEFVTPLTFQTLSSHPVHSELFNLIAEQEIGHISLADRANLFVIAPATANVIGKIANGIADDLLTTTAMATKAPVLIAPAMNVNMYTNPIYRENEEKLRRLGYLFVPPEKGALACGWEGEGKLAAPETIFEAIAAALRPRDLAGQTVMVTAGPTREEIDPVRFISNHSSGRMGYAIAGAARQRGARVILVSGPTGLAVPAGVERVCVESARDMQAAVMRHVKECSVVIKAAAVADYRPAERKGDKIKKQAAEMTLTLVKNPDILAELGHLKKHPFLVGFAAETSCLEEYAARKLAEKKLDMIVANDVSSCDAGFNVDTNRALLLFKDGSRQDCPLMSKDELANRILDEVVSRLPARRNH; this is encoded by the coding sequence ATGCTGAAGGATACACGGATCGTACTGGGCGTCACCGGCGGCATAGCCGTATATAAAGCGGTGGAGTTGCTGCGCCTTTTAACCAAAGCCGGCGCGTGTGTGCATGTTATCATGACGCGTGCGGCCCAGGAGTTCGTTACCCCCCTGACCTTCCAAACCCTTTCGTCCCATCCAGTACACAGCGAACTGTTCAACCTGATCGCCGAGCAGGAGATCGGGCACATCTCCCTGGCCGACAGGGCCAACCTGTTTGTCATTGCCCCGGCCACGGCCAATGTGATCGGCAAGATAGCCAACGGTATCGCCGACGACCTGCTTACCACAACCGCTATGGCCACCAAGGCCCCTGTTTTGATCGCCCCGGCCATGAACGTCAACATGTACACCAATCCGATCTACCGCGAAAACGAGGAAAAGCTGCGGCGACTCGGGTATCTCTTCGTTCCGCCCGAAAAGGGTGCCTTGGCGTGCGGTTGGGAAGGGGAGGGGAAACTTGCCGCGCCTGAGACGATCTTTGAAGCGATTGCGGCGGCTCTCAGGCCCAGGGATCTGGCCGGACAGACCGTTATGGTTACTGCCGGCCCAACCCGCGAGGAGATCGATCCGGTTCGCTTCATCAGTAATCACTCGTCGGGGAGGATGGGCTATGCCATTGCCGGGGCCGCTCGGCAGCGGGGCGCGAGGGTGATCCTGGTCAGCGGGCCAACCGGTCTTGCCGTTCCGGCAGGGGTCGAACGGGTGTGCGTGGAAAGTGCCCGCGACATGCAGGCAGCAGTGATGAGGCATGTCAAGGAATGCTCAGTAGTCATCAAGGCTGCGGCGGTGGCCGACTACCGGCCGGCCGAGCGCAAGGGGGACAAGATCAAGAAGCAGGCTGCCGAGATGACGCTGACGCTGGTCAAAAACCCGGACATCCTGGCGGAACTGGGACATCTGAAAAAACATCCGTTCCTGGTGGGTTTTGCTGCGGAAACCTCCTGCCTGGAGGAGTATGCCGCCCGGAAGCTTGCCGAAAAAAAACTGGATATGATCGTGGCCAACGATGTGAGTTCGTGCGATGCGGGCTTCAACGTGGACACCAATCGGGCGCTGCTGCTCTTCAAGGATGGTTCCCGGCAGGACTGCCCCTTGATGTCCAAGGATGAATTGGCCAATCGCATCCTTGACGAGGTCGTTTCACGCCTTCCCGCACGACGGAATCATTAA
- the rd gene encoding rubredoxin — translation MERWICTICQYVYDPATGDPDRGIPAGTAFESLPDDWTCPLCGAGKDAFEKE, via the coding sequence ATGGAACGCTGGATTTGCACCATCTGCCAGTATGTCTACGACCCCGCTACCGGAGATCCTGACCGTGGAATCCCCGCCGGAACAGCCTTCGAATCATTGCCCGACGACTGGACATGCCCCCTGTGCGGCGCGGGCAAGGACGCATTCGAAAAAGAATAG
- a CDS encoding ferredoxin, with the protein MERPIVDQESCISCGLCISTCPGVFRFNSAGKAECFDPAGAPEKDIQQAVDGCPVQCISWE; encoded by the coding sequence ATGGAACGGCCGATTGTGGACCAGGAAAGCTGCATCAGTTGCGGTCTCTGCATTTCGACCTGTCCCGGGGTCTTTCGTTTCAACAGTGCCGGAAAGGCCGAGTGCTTCGACCCGGCCGGCGCGCCTGAAAAGGATATTCAACAGGCTGTTGACGGTTGTCCCGTCCAGTGCATCAGCTGGGAATAA